The following coding sequences lie in one Arachis hypogaea cultivar Tifrunner chromosome 9, arahy.Tifrunner.gnm2.J5K5, whole genome shotgun sequence genomic window:
- the LOC112710594 gene encoding probable protein phosphatase 2C 49 isoform X2 → MEDEHIRIDDLSSHLGSLHTFPKPSAFYGVFDGHGGPEAAAYVRKNVIKFFFEDGSFPQTSEVDNVFLEEVENSLRKAFLSADSALADDCSVNTSSGTTALTALVLGRLLMVANAGDCRAVLCRKGEAIDMSQDHRPIYASERRRVEELGGYIEDGYLNGVLSVTRALGDWDMKLPKGSSSPLIAEPEFRQMVLTEDDEFLIIGCDGIWDVMSSQHAVSLVRKGLRRHDDPDKCARDLVMEALRLNTFDNLTVIIVCFSSLDNNESSTPPSPPCQRKIRCCSLSAEALCSLRSLLEGSASN, encoded by the exons ATGGAAGATGAACATATAAGGATAGATGATTTGTCGTCTCACCTTGGATCACTGCACACCTTTCCTAAACCGAGTGCTTTCTACGGG GTTTTTGACGGTCATGGAGGACCTGAAGCTGCAGCTTATGTAagaaaaaatgtaataaaattcTTCTTTGAGGATGGTAGTTTCCCACAGACATCTGAAGTAGATAATGTGTTTCTGGAAGAGGTTGAGAATTCCCTAAGGAAAGCATTTCTTTCAGCTGACTCAGCATTGGCTGATGATTGCAGTGTGAACACGTCATCAGGCACCACGGCTCTCACTGCATTGGTGCTTGGAAG GCTTCTGATGGTGGCCAATGCTGGTGATTGCCGGGCAGTTCTCTGTCGTAAAGGAGAGGCCATTGACATGTCTCAAGATCACAGGCCTATATATGCATCAGAGCGGAGGCGAGTTGAAGAATTGGGCGGTTACATAGAAGATGGTTACCTTAATGGGGTTCTGTCCGTTACTCGAGCCCTAGGTGACTGGGACATGAAGTTACCAAAGGGTTCTTCCTCCCCTTTGATTGCAGAGCCTGAGTTCCGACAAATGGTCCTAACAGAGGACGACGAATTCCTCATCATAGGGTGTGATGGCATCTGGGATGTGATGTCAAGTCAGCATGCAGTTAGCCTTGTTCGCAAAGGTCTGAGGCGACACGATGACCCTGATAAATGTGCAAGGGACCTCGTCATGGAGGCATTGCGCTTGAACACATTTGACAACCTCACTGTTATCATTGTTTGCTTCTCTTCCCTTGACAACAATGAGTCCTCTACACCTCCGTCTCCACCTTGCCAGCGGAAAATTAGATGTTGCAGCCTCTCTGCAGAGGCTCTTTGTAGCTTGAGGAGTTTATTGGAAGGGAGTGCCAGCAACTAA
- the LOC112710594 gene encoding probable protein phosphatase 2C 49 isoform X1, translating to MVAEAELVCQQSVALLDVKYFPNKGTGIHEIEDVAPTAISPPSFDRARPSESVSAQLLTSQDEARPTDRISDAALENAVLQFVPCIRSGSFADIGPRRYMEDEHIRIDDLSSHLGSLHTFPKPSAFYGVFDGHGGPEAAAYVRKNVIKFFFEDGSFPQTSEVDNVFLEEVENSLRKAFLSADSALADDCSVNTSSGTTALTALVLGRLLMVANAGDCRAVLCRKGEAIDMSQDHRPIYASERRRVEELGGYIEDGYLNGVLSVTRALGDWDMKLPKGSSSPLIAEPEFRQMVLTEDDEFLIIGCDGIWDVMSSQHAVSLVRKGLRRHDDPDKCARDLVMEALRLNTFDNLTVIIVCFSSLDNNESSTPPSPPCQRKIRCCSLSAEALCSLRSLLEGSASN from the exons ATGGTGGCTGAAGCAGAGCTCGTGTGTCAACAGAGCGTGGCGTTGTTGGATGTGAAGTATTTTCCGAACAAAGGGACTGGAATTCACGAGATCGAAGACGTAGCACCCACTGCTATCTCGCCTCCGAGTTTTGACCGAGCTCGACCTTCTGAATCGGTCTCCGCTCAGTTACTCACTTCACAAGAT GAAGCCAGACCTACCGATAGAATCTCAGATGCAGCTCTTGAAAATGCTGTTCTGCAATTTGTTCCCTGCATCCGTTCTGGTAGTTTTGCTGATATTGGGCCACGAAGATACATGGAAGATGAACATATAAGGATAGATGATTTGTCGTCTCACCTTGGATCACTGCACACCTTTCCTAAACCGAGTGCTTTCTACGGG GTTTTTGACGGTCATGGAGGACCTGAAGCTGCAGCTTATGTAagaaaaaatgtaataaaattcTTCTTTGAGGATGGTAGTTTCCCACAGACATCTGAAGTAGATAATGTGTTTCTGGAAGAGGTTGAGAATTCCCTAAGGAAAGCATTTCTTTCAGCTGACTCAGCATTGGCTGATGATTGCAGTGTGAACACGTCATCAGGCACCACGGCTCTCACTGCATTGGTGCTTGGAAG GCTTCTGATGGTGGCCAATGCTGGTGATTGCCGGGCAGTTCTCTGTCGTAAAGGAGAGGCCATTGACATGTCTCAAGATCACAGGCCTATATATGCATCAGAGCGGAGGCGAGTTGAAGAATTGGGCGGTTACATAGAAGATGGTTACCTTAATGGGGTTCTGTCCGTTACTCGAGCCCTAGGTGACTGGGACATGAAGTTACCAAAGGGTTCTTCCTCCCCTTTGATTGCAGAGCCTGAGTTCCGACAAATGGTCCTAACAGAGGACGACGAATTCCTCATCATAGGGTGTGATGGCATCTGGGATGTGATGTCAAGTCAGCATGCAGTTAGCCTTGTTCGCAAAGGTCTGAGGCGACACGATGACCCTGATAAATGTGCAAGGGACCTCGTCATGGAGGCATTGCGCTTGAACACATTTGACAACCTCACTGTTATCATTGTTTGCTTCTCTTCCCTTGACAACAATGAGTCCTCTACACCTCCGTCTCCACCTTGCCAGCGGAAAATTAGATGTTGCAGCCTCTCTGCAGAGGCTCTTTGTAGCTTGAGGAGTTTATTGGAAGGGAGTGCCAGCAACTAA
- the LOC112710595 gene encoding uncharacterized protein, which yields MSSTATLIGSVSTTPHFSSSNTTTRTRFRTRTRTFSSTPQSLNHSFFRLTNAPSKRASSTPSHGFKRFSPVMEWQDCTVKTEVDVPVSVAYACYSDREAIPNWMPFISSVKILPDKPDLSRWSLNYKAFGRDIEFSWLARNMQPIPNQKIHWRSLEGLPNRGAVRFYPKGTSSCVIELTVSYEVPQLLAPVASALQPFLANLLERGLEQFARFAKSYT from the exons ATGTCTTCAACTGCGACTCTCATAGGTTCCGTTTCAACCACACCACACTTTTCATCTTCAAATACAACAACCAGAACAAGATTCAGAACCAGAACCAGAACCTTCTCCTCTACACCTCAATCGTTGAACCACTCATTCTTCAGGCTCACCAACGCTCCTTCCAAGCGAGCTTCCTCTACTCCCTCCCATGGATTCAAGCGATTTTCCCCTGTCATGGAGTGGCAGGACTGCAC GGTTAAGACGGAGGTCGATGTGCCGGTCTCGGTCGCCTATGCTTGTTATTCGGATCGCGAAGCCATTCCTAATTGGATGCCCTTTATTTCCTCTGTTAAG ATATTGCCTGACAAACCTGACCTGTCAAGATGGTCGTTGAATTATAAGGCATTTGGTCGTGACATTGAATTCTCTTGGCTTGCTCGTAATATGCAG CCCATTCCAAATCAGAAAATCCATTGGCGATCGCTGGAAGGTCTTCCAAACAG AGGTGCTGTTCGATTCTATCCAAAGGGCACATCATCATGCGTAATTGAA CTTACGGTCTCGTATGAAGTCCCCCAACTTTTAGCTCCGGTGGCTTCG GCACTACAACCTTTTCTTGCAAATTTGCTTGAACGTGGTCTGGAACAATTTGCTAGGTTTGCAAAAAGCTACACCTGA